The sequence below is a genomic window from Candidatus Methylomirabilis sp..
AACCGCTACATCGCGCTGCCCCTCCCGACCGGCCTGAGCTACGCGCGGAACCTCCTGGTGGTGCGGGCCTCGCAGGCCGTCGTCGCCATCGAGGGGGGGTATGGGACGCTCTCGGAGATCGCCTTCGCGCTGCAGCTCGGGGTCCCGGTCATCGGTCTCCACACGGGGCACCAGGATCCGAAGATCCGGCGGGCCGGGAGCCCGGAAGAGGCGGTGAGCCTCGCGCTCACGGCGGCGGGGGAGGGAGGGTGAGTCAGGAGGGGGCGCGGCGAATACCGGCAGCCTCGCGGGGAGAACGGCGGAGGGGTCGGGTGCCACCGAGTGGAGGGGGTGTGGGCATGGACAGCCTCAAGGCGAAGATCCGCGACATCCCCGATTTCCCCAAGCCCGGCGTCGTGTTCAAGGACATCACGCCGCTGCTCGCGGATGGCCCCTCCTTCCGGACCCTGACGGAGGCGCTGGCCCGTCGCTTCGCCGACCGGAAGGTCGATGTGGTCGTGGGCGTGGAGGCGCGGGGCTTCATCATCGGCTCGGCGGTCGCCTACGTCCTGGGGGCCGGGATCGTCCTGATCCGGAAGAAAGGCAAGCTCCCCTACAAGACGCACAAGGCGATCTACCAGCTGGAATACGGGACCGACACGCTGGAGATCCACGAGGATGCCATCAGGCCGGGGCAACGGGTTCTGATCGTGGATGATCTGCTGGCAACCGGGGGGACGGTATGTGCCGCCATTGACCTGGTGAACAAGTTGGGCGGAACCGTGGTGGGCGTCGGTTTCCTGGTGGAGCTGACCTTCCTGAAGGGACGGGAGAAGCTTCACGAGCACGAGGTCTTCGCGTTGCTCCAGTTCTGAGGGTGCAGAGGCTGCCGCGCGTGGCCCTATAGCTCAGGGGACAGAGCGAGAGTTTCCTAAACTCTGCGTCGCAGGTTCGAGTCCTGCTAGGGCCACCATCCAGGGCCGGACCGGGGCAGGCCGGACAGGAAGGATTTGCGGGGTGGCGACGGGAAGGGCGGCACAGGGGTCCGCGGGAGGCGCGCTCTCGGGGGGGCGGTGGGGGGCCTTCTGGAGGGCGGCCACGAGCCGTCGGACGGTCGCCGGTCTCGGCCTGGCCTTGCTCACCTTGCTGCTGGTCGGGGCGGGGATCCTGGCGTACCGGCTGTACGCGGCACGTCAGGAACTGCAGGCCCAGGCGCTCCTCGGGGAGGCGCTGACCAAGGCGGAAAATATCCTGGAGGTCGTCCGGGGGGGAAAGCCGGAGGACCTGAAGCCGGAAGCGGCTCAGGAGGCCCTGAGGGCTCTCCAGACGGTCCGGGAGGAGTACCCGAGAAGCGACGCTGCCGGATTCGCCCTCCTGCAGGCTGGGCACCTCCAGTATCGACTGGGGCGGTACGCTGAGGCGGCCAAGACCTACGAAGCCTACCTGCACGAATACCCCCGGGGCCCCTTCGCCTTCTGGGCGGCCATGGGCCAGGGCTACAGCCTGGAGGGGGAAGAGGCGTGGGACCGGGCTGCCAGGGTCTACGAGGCGGCCGCGGAGCGGCACGCAGGCAGTGCCCTAGCTGCAGAGGCCCTGATGGGTGTCGGGCGCTGCTATGAGGCCGTGGCGCGGCTCGGGGAGGCTCAGGCGGTCTATACCGAGGTCGTCAAGAAGTACCCAGAAACCGTGTGGGGCTCCCTTGCGGAGCGGCGGCTGGCGTTGTTGGAGGCTCCGTAGGGGCCGAGGAGATATATAGTCTGATAATAGGGATTATGTAAACTATTTATTGAATCATCCCCGCAGCCTTACCTCCACCCCTCCCCAGCTCCAGACCGTCGGAACCATCCCCCAGCGCCCTCGAACGTCCCCGCCCCCCGCCTCCCACCTCCTCGCGACTCCCCCTCCCTGCGCCACGAAGATCCTCCCGGCTTTTGTCCCGGCAAAAACATATCGCCCCGGAGAATCCTCCGGGGCGTCCACCGCGCGCCAGTCTCCCGGGCTCCTCTACATCTTGTACTTCCCGAAATCCTCCGGCTTCAGGTTTTCGAGCCACTCCCGCCAGCGGTCCGCCTCTTCCTTCTCTTCGCTGACCTCGATCGACTTGGCCTTCGTCACCACCTTCTCGGTGACGAAGATCGGGGCGTTTACCCGCAGGGCGAGGGCGATGGCGTCCGAGGGCCGGGAGTCGATGTTCACCACGTTGCCGTTGACGCTGATCTCGATGACCGCGAAGAAGGTGTTGTCCTTCAAGTCGTTCACCACCACTTGCTGCACGCTGGCCCCGAGGCCGTCCAGGATGTTCTTGATCAGGTCGTGGGTCATGGGCCGCGGGGTGGAGATCTTCTCCAGCTCGAGCGCGATGGCGTTCGCCTCGAAGATCCCGACCCAGATCGGGAGGGCCCGCTTGTCATCCGCGTCCTTGAGGATGATGATGGGCATGTTGGTGAGGGGGTCCAGGGCGATCCCCCGGACGGTCATTTTGATCATCCTCACCGTCCTCCCTCACGGGACGCGGCCGCGAACCGCGGGGCCAGCTTGGCGTAGGTGGCCGCGAGATGCTCGGGCATCACCTTCGTTTCTCCGATGACGGGCATGAAATTCGTGTCGCCGCTCCACCGGGGGACGATATGGAGGTGGAGGTGGTCCTCCATCCCGGCCCCCGCCACCTTCCCCAGGTTCAACCCGATGTTGAACCCGTCCGGGCGCAACTCCTCCCGGAGGAGGCCCTCGCTCCGCTGGACCCAGCGCATGAGGTCGAGGAGTTCATCGGGGGAAAGGTCGGCGAGGCGGTCACAGTGGCGGAAGGGGGCGACCAGGAGATGCCCGTTGTTATAGGGGTAGAGGTTCATCAGGACGTATGCCCACCTCCCCCGGGCCAGAACGAGGTTCGCGGGGTCATCTGCCCCGCTCGCCTTCTGGCAGAGAATGCATCCCCCCTCCCGGGGGCCCGTGATGTACGCCATCCGCCAAGGGGCCCAGAGGGTCTCCATTCCCCGGCCGTCCTCCGGGGCGCGGGCCCCGCGAGGTCCCACCTCCTGCCCGCTTAGACGGCCACGATTCGGTAGACCGGGATGGAGCGGACCACGCCTTTAAACTTAGCATCGCCCACGTACTCGAGCAAGATGTTTTTTTCCAGCACGGGATCGCGGAAGCTATAAGTGGAGCCCCGCTGGCCCTCCTGGCGCTCCATGGTGACCGCCTGCGCCAGGGCGTCCACCGTCTCCTGGCTGGCGGCGATGCCGGAGTTGTAGAGCACCCCCGTCCCGTCCACCCAGACCTCCGCCGGCTTCTCGGTCTGGGCCAGGGGGGGCGCCGCGACGTCCCCCCCGTTTTCTTCCTCCTCCGGCCCCTTCCCCCCCGAGCCGCTCAGTCGGCCCGCGATGTTTACATGGCGGCCGATAACCGTGGTGTCCATGGCCATCTCGTCCAAGATGAAGCGGGCGACCTGGGCCCGCCCGGTGTGGAGGCTGATCCCCATCTGGAACCGGGTCTGGCCCTCCTTCCGGAATCGCGCCATGAGCTCCTGCAGGGCGACGGCGGTCCGGACGGCGTTCAGCTCGTCCTGCTTGCTCACCGTCGTCGCCCCGAAGGTGATCATCACCCCGTCGCCGGTGAACTTGTCGATGCTTCCCTGGAAGCGTTTCACGATGCCGGCCAGGGGGTCGAAGACGTGGTAGAGGTGCTGGGTCAGCTCCCCTTCCGAGACGGCCCCCTCCGAAGTCCGGGTGAATCCGCGCAGATCCGCGAACAGGATCGTGACCTTCCGGGCGCTGTTCAGGACCTCCAGGGACTCGTGGAACCGGTAGAGGCGGCCCTCTGCGAAGAGCTGCTTGAGCTGCCGGTCGTCCAGCCCGGGGGGGATGAGGGTGATGCCCTGGCGCAGGAGGTCGATGATCTCCGTCCGCCGGACGGCCTCCACCAGATCCCGGTAGTCCGCGAGCAGCTCGCCCCACCCTCCACGTCGCTCGGCCCCCTGGCGCAGCAGGCGGTTCCCCCGGAGCTTCTCTCCGGTCCCCTCGTAGTCTGTGAAAAGGTAGGTGAGGACGTGGGGGTTGCAGAGGATCTTCTGCTCCGCCTTCTCCTCCCCGTACTGGGTTGCGGGAAGGGTGGGGAGGCGCTGGGCCAGCAGATCCAGCAGGCGCGCCTCCCGCCGGCCGAGGCCGGCCCGCAGCCGCTCGCGGCAGATCCCCGAGATCTCCTTGTACTCTCCGAACGAGAGCCGGAACCGCTTATTCTGGTCAATGAGGACGACGGCCAGGTTGAGCTGGGCGAGGCTGGACTCGGTGAGGGGAAGCTGGTCGTCGAAGATGCTCTCGATGAGGCTGGGGTTGAAGTCGTCCCCCAGGTTGTACCGGAGGCGGTCCGGGGCCGTCGCCCGGAACCGCTGCCAGACCGTGCGGTGGGCGTTCCGGTAGAAGCCCCGCAGGAGGGGATGCATCTGGTACTTGATGTACCCCCGCAGCCCCGGGCGGCGGAAGAACTCCTCGATGACCTGGGCCACTTCCTTGGAATGGGCGAGCCAGAAGAGGTTGAGGAGTCCCAGCCGGCGATCGTTGGCGATGATGTTCGAGGTGATCTGGCTGAGGATCGTGAGGTAGGCCCCCTGGGCGTCGTCCCGGCGGTCGCCGGGTGTCGCGGTCAGCCGCGGGTCCGCAGCGCGCCGCTCCGTCAGGGAGTCATAGATGGTGGCGATGAAGGCGGCCGCCCGGGCCTTCAAGCCCGAGTGGAGCTCCACCACGAGGAGGGCGCCGGTGCCGGTGAGGGCCTGGCCCTCCGGGAGCCGAGGGAGGTTCACGCCGAAGAGCTCGGCCGCCTCCTCCGGGCGCCCCTCGATGAACCGCGTGGCCCGCCTGCCTGCCCCGTGTGCGAGGATGCGCATCCGTGCCGTCCGCCGCCCCGCGCGGCGCACCCGGCCTGAGTCGAAACCGGAGGGCCCCCGGCGCTCCGCGTCCCGCCCGTCCCCCGCCGCCCCGGGTGCCCTCAGCTATCCACGAGGACTTTCAGTTCCTTGCCCGGCTTGAAGTAGGGGACCTTCTTGGCGGGGACGCTCACCGGCTTGCCCGTCTGGGGATTGCGGCCCTGACGGGCTTCCCGGCGACGGACCCGGAAGCTGCCGAAGCCTCGCAGTTCTACCTTCCCGTCGTTCGGCGAGGCGAGGGCCTGGGCGATGCTCTTGAAGATCGTGTCGATGACGACCTCGGTCTCCTTCTTGGTGAGGTTGACCGTCGTGGCCACCCGTTCGACCAGGTCCGCCCGCGTCATGGATGAGTCCTCCCTCGGAGCCAAGGGTCCGTTCCGGGGCCGGCCGCCCGGCGGCGGCTACGGGAGATGAAAGAGGTAGGCGAGGGTGAGCGAGGAGCTGGGGCCTGCCAGGCCCCACGGCTCGGCAAACTGCCACCCGGTCAGCAGGCGCAGGAGGGAAAACCGCGGCTTCTCGATCTGGGTCACGGCCGGCCGACCCGGGATGCCCGCGAGGGCCCCGGCGCGGGTCAGGGCGTCCTGAAGGTCCCCCAACTCGTCCACCAGCCCCAGCTCCTGGGCTTGCCGCCCGCTGAAGATCCGCCCGTCCGCGAGCTGCTCCACCCGCCCCCGCTCCAG
It includes:
- a CDS encoding HIT domain-containing protein, coding for METLWAPWRMAYITGPREGGCILCQKASGADDPANLVLARGRWAYVLMNLYPYNNGHLLVAPFRHCDRLADLSPDELLDLMRWVQRSEGLLREELRPDGFNIGLNLGKVAGAGMEDHLHLHIVPRWSGDTNFMPVIGETKVMPEHLAATYAKLAPRFAAASREGGR
- a CDS encoding adenylate/guanylate cyclase domain-containing protein; this encodes MRILAHGAGRRATRFIEGRPEEAAELFGVNLPRLPEGQALTGTGALLVVELHSGLKARAAAFIATIYDSLTERRAADPRLTATPGDRRDDAQGAYLTILSQITSNIIANDRRLGLLNLFWLAHSKEVAQVIEEFFRRPGLRGYIKYQMHPLLRGFYRNAHRTVWQRFRATAPDRLRYNLGDDFNPSLIESIFDDQLPLTESSLAQLNLAVVLIDQNKRFRLSFGEYKEISGICRERLRAGLGRREARLLDLLAQRLPTLPATQYGEEKAEQKILCNPHVLTYLFTDYEGTGEKLRGNRLLRQGAERRGGWGELLADYRDLVEAVRRTEIIDLLRQGITLIPPGLDDRQLKQLFAEGRLYRFHESLEVLNSARKVTILFADLRGFTRTSEGAVSEGELTQHLYHVFDPLAGIVKRFQGSIDKFTGDGVMITFGATTVSKQDELNAVRTAVALQELMARFRKEGQTRFQMGISLHTGRAQVARFILDEMAMDTTVIGRHVNIAGRLSGSGGKGPEEEENGGDVAAPPLAQTEKPAEVWVDGTGVLYNSGIAASQETVDALAQAVTMERQEGQRGSTYSFRDPVLEKNILLEYVGDAKFKGVVRSIPVYRIVAV
- a CDS encoding adenine phosphoribosyltransferase, producing MDSLKAKIRDIPDFPKPGVVFKDITPLLADGPSFRTLTEALARRFADRKVDVVVGVEARGFIIGSAVAYVLGAGIVLIRKKGKLPYKTHKAIYQLEYGTDTLEIHEDAIRPGQRVLIVDDLLATGGTVCAAIDLVNKLGGTVVGVGFLVELTFLKGREKLHEHEVFALLQF
- a CDS encoding HU family DNA-binding protein, with translation MTRADLVERVATTVNLTKKETEVVIDTIFKSIAQALASPNDGKVELRGFGSFRVRRREARQGRNPQTGKPVSVPAKKVPYFKPGKELKVLVDS
- a CDS encoding bifunctional nuclease family protein, producing the protein MIKMTVRGIALDPLTNMPIIILKDADDKRALPIWVGIFEANAIALELEKISTPRPMTHDLIKNILDGLGASVQQVVVNDLKDNTFFAVIEISVNGNVVNIDSRPSDAIALALRVNAPIFVTEKVVTKAKSIEVSEEKEEADRWREWLENLKPEDFGKYKM
- a CDS encoding TIGR00725 family protein is translated as MLARRRRIGVIGSSRPTPEGARLAEAVGRLLGEAGVVLICGGLGGVMEAAARGAAGAGGLTVGLLPGMHAGDANRYIALPLPTGLSYARNLLVVRASQAVVAIEGGYGTLSEIAFALQLGVPVIGLHTGHQDPKIRRAGSPEEAVSLALTAAGEGG
- a CDS encoding tetratricopeptide repeat protein; this encodes MATGRAAQGSAGGALSGGRWGAFWRAATSRRTVAGLGLALLTLLLVGAGILAYRLYAARQELQAQALLGEALTKAENILEVVRGGKPEDLKPEAAQEALRALQTVREEYPRSDAAGFALLQAGHLQYRLGRYAEAAKTYEAYLHEYPRGPFAFWAAMGQGYSLEGEEAWDRAARVYEAAAERHAGSALAAEALMGVGRCYEAVARLGEAQAVYTEVVKKYPETVWGSLAERRLALLEAP